A genome region from Schistocerca americana isolate TAMUIC-IGC-003095 chromosome 1, iqSchAmer2.1, whole genome shotgun sequence includes the following:
- the LOC124612393 gene encoding calmodulin-like protein 4 produces MARYFREQDIDEFRECFYLFARSGQIRTLDELTIIMRSLGMSPTIQELKKYMKEKGGKMSFAEFLEVMHTHSQAEVLPDEVVAAFQAADPGKKGVLPARQLKHMLLNWGERLSGKEVEQIFREANVSHNGQVKYQDFVKIACTPVPDYY; encoded by the exons ATG GCTCGATATTTCCGGGAGCAGGATATAGATG AATTTCGTGAATGCTTCTACCTTTTCGCACGAAGTGGACAGATTCGTACCTTGGATGAGTTAACTATTATAATGAGATCGCTGGGTATGAGCCCAACGATTCAGGAACTTAAAAAGTATATGAAAGAGAAAG GTGGAAAGATGTCATTTGCAGAGTTCCTTGAAGTGATGCACACCCACAGCCAGGCTGAAGTTTTACCAGATGAAGTAGTGGCAGCATTTCAAGCAGCTGATCCTGGAAAGAAAGGTGTGTTACCAGCTCGGCAGTTGAAGCATATGCTGCTTAACTGGGGTGAAAGACTTAGTGGGAAGGaag TGGAACAGATTTTTAGGGAAGCAAATGTTTCACACAATGGACAGGTGAAGTACCAGGACTTTGTGAAGATTGCATGTACTCCTGTGCCAGATTACTATTAA